DNA sequence from the bacterium genome:
CTCGACTAAAAGATCATAAATAATAGCTAAGGCAAGGTGTATCTGGCCGGCTAATTCATCCTCTCCGTATTTCTTAAAGCCCGAGAGGGCTTCCTCAAAATAGTCCTTAGCCCTTTCAAAGTACTTCCTTTTAGGGATAGTTATGCCCAGGACGAAATAATCTCTACCTACTTTCATCCCTTGAGAAGCCAGACTTAGAGCTATCTCCATTTCATCCTTAGGGATAGAAAACTCATCGGGTATGGGGAGCTTAAGCTTTATCTCACCCAGTTTAGTGGCAGTTAAGAAAAGACCCTGGTGGCCAAATAGGTCGGCCAGGTAATCTATGGTATCAATTATTCGAGATATCCCTTCCTTGAAAGATTTCAGATCAGTGATGGTGCCGTCCCTATCGAGGGCCTCTTTTAATCGATTCATGGTAGAGACGACATCATCTCCCCTCTCATCTTTCAAGACACGAGAGACCTCTTGATAAAAACCATCTCTTTCAAACTGGATAAATTCTTTCGCCTCTTCGATGACGGGTTCTAATCTGGAGAGGTCTACCTTGACCTCTGTCTTCCGGTCTTTATCCTTAAAAGCGAGTGATTTAATCATCTCACCCCTATCTATATGCAATAATTGTGCCAGGTCTTCATAAAAAACAAAAAACCGCTAAGTCATTGCTTAAGCGGTTTAAGAAAAGGGAGTTACAATTTTTAAAATTTTCTTATTTCTAAGGTTTAAAAAATTAATAACCACTCTTCTGGGGCATTATGCCACAAATATACCCTAAAATAAAGTTGGGGTCGCTTATGGTCTAAGAAGATATCACCAATTGAGGCATTATGCTACAGGTAGGGCATTATGCCCCACTGTTTCTAATATATACCTTTATCCCACATTCCGCACTCATCCACTAAGGAAATAACATTTTTTCGACCTGTATGGTTAGAAATTACAAGCAATTCTCTTCAAACCTGAAAGGTTTGAATTTTACATAACCGCAGGTGAAACCTGCGGAAACGAAACATCTACCGCTCAACCCTGAAAGGGTTGAATTCTATGTGATGGATAATATTCGACCCTTGCAGGGTCGAGCGTTGCGGGGTGTATTTATTTTCCGTAGCTTGCATCTACGGCTATTTAAAATTTGACGCTTTCAGCGTCAGTAGTCTACAACCTTAACCATGCAGGTCGAAAAATTTCAACTCATTGCTTATAATTCCTAACCGCACAGGTCGAAGAATTTCGCCTTCTGAGATACCAAAAGAGGGACTACCAATGGCCAGTAGCTCATTAGAAGGAGCCTGCAAGGATTTCATCTTAAACGGTTAAGGGGTTTTTGAAGGAGGCCAAATTATTGCTTGACTTTTTTTACGAAGACCACTATAATGAAACCAACCATCAAGAGCGGCGCTTCGCGCTGCTCTTGCCCGCCAGTTAGCTGAATCGGTGGCTCCATACATAATCCTATTGAATATTCTTTGAGATAGTTATGGAATATGCTATCATTCAATCATGAAGAAGAATATCTATATAGAAACCACAGTGGTGAGTTATCTGACTGCCAAACCAAGCAGAGATATATTGATTGCCGGGCATCAAGAGACCACTCGTGAACTTTGGGATAAATTATCATCGAAATATAAGACTTATGTATCTGCACTCGTGTTTCAAGAAGCAGGAAGAGGCGATCCCGATCAAGCAAAGTTGAGACTTGCAGCTATTGATAGCTTTCCTATGCTCGATATTGATGATGAGGCGAGATCTCTTGCAGAAAAGATCGTTGTGAAAAAAGGAGTCCCAAGGGAATATCCGGAAGATGCCCTTCATATCGCCGTTGCAGCGGTTAATGGCATAGAAGTTATCATCACTTGGAATTTTGCACATCTTAATAATCCCTTTACTCGTAAGAAGGTAAGAAAGATTATTGAAGCTGAGGGTTACAACTGTCCCGAGATATGCTCGCCTGAAGAACTACTGGAGGTCGAAAAATGAAAGACCCTATTGTTGAAGAAGTACGAAAGTACAGGAAAGAACATACACAAAAATTTCATGGTGACTTATCAAAGATTTGCGAAGATCTGCGTAATATTCAAGAAAAGTCAGGACATAAAATTGTTCGTCTTGCACCAAAAAGAGCAGAGCCAACAAATCAATCCAGCGGACCGCGGCGGAGCCGCGGCTGCTGATCTCGGTTGTTATACGGAATAATAAATACAGAAGATTGGAGAGGTTGTGGGAAGCCCTGAAGAATCTGTAATTGTGTGGACTGATTATATGTTATATGAAGTATAGAGCAGAATTAAGGGGATTTGAACTTTAAAAGGTCAAGGACTTCTTGCCAGTAGCTCATTAGAAGGAGCCTGCAAGAATTTCATCTTAAACGGTTAAGGGGTTTTTGAAGGAGGCCAAATTATTGCTTGACTTTTTTTACGAAGATAACTATAATGGAACCAAAACCAGGGAGGTATTTTTGCCGGGCAGTAATAAGTATCGTGTGTAGGCGCTTCCTGTCTTGTGCAGGAGGATAAGAGGGAAGCCCGTGAAAATCGGGCACGGACCCGCCGCTGTAACCGGGGACGAAAACCACAAGAAGCCACTGGACGTTGCACATGGCCTAAACAAGCAGGTCAAGGCGTCTGGGAAGGCGTGGTGAATAGTTGGATCCGGGAGTCAGAAGACCTGTCTGCACATGCTCACTAATATTTTTCGGGGGTAAAGAAGAGTGAGGTGAAAGCAGGGTTAATCCTCAGTTTTTTCTTACGAAAAAAGCTGAGGATTTTTTGTTACGCTCAAACGAGGGGGCAGAATTTATCAGAGAGTTTTTGTAACCTCTTCAATCTTTTGAATAAGCACAGGAAGATTGGGTTGGTATTATATACCAGAAAGGCAAGATGGTCAAGCTAAATCTATTGGAGGTTAATATGATTCCGAAATCGTGAAGCAACGATAGATCTTATCCTTACCCACAAATTGGGTAAAAGGATGGGGTAAACAAGGATAAACCACGAAGAGCACGAAGGACACGAAGAAAAAAATATTTCATCCTGTGCATGAAGCCCAGTTGCTAACCTATATGAGGTTAGCCAATATAAGGATAGGTTTATTAATGAATTTTAATGAGAAAGATGGGATTAAAAGATTTGTTTTATAATTCTTCGTGCTCTTCGTGTTCTTCGTGGTTTTTAAAAGTGGTTTTTAAAAGATGTGGGTAAAAATAAGGCGATAGATGGAGGGAGGCAGGTATATGAACAAAGACCCAATTATATGGGTAATCTTAAAAGCGATACTTTTTTTCGGCTTTTGTGGGCTATCCCTTTGGTTTTCCTCAAAAATAGTCGATCGTTTTAATGAGAAGATAGAGCCGTTTGCTTATCCTCAAAGAATTATCTCGCTTGGGCCGGCTCTAACCGAGCAGCTTTATTTATTGGGAGTGGAAGATAGATTAGTGGGTTGCACCGTATATTGTAAAAAACCAAAGGAGGCGGAGAGTAAAGAAAAGGTCGGCACCATAATAGAGGTTAATTTGGAAAAGGTGGTCGATCTTAAACCTGACTTAGTCCTGGCCACCTCTTTAACCGATCCAAAGGCCAAAGAAAAGCTGAAAGATTTAGGGATAAAAGTGGCCTGTTTTCCTCAGGCAAAAAATTTCAGCCAGATGTGTGATCATTTTTTAGGATTAGGCCGACTGGTGGGGAAGGATAAAGAGGCGAAAAAGATTACCAATAGCGCCAAAGACAAAGTGGCCGCTATAAAAGAGAAGGTGAAAAACTTACCCAAGCCTGAAGTCTTCATCCAGATAGGGGCCAAACCTTTATTTGCCGCCACGGGCCGCTCTTTTATTAATGATTTTATCGAATTTGCCGGCGGGATAAATATGGCTAAAGAGGCCAAAGAGGGTATTTACAGTAGAGAGGAGGTATTAAAAAAAGATCCAGAGGTAATAATTATTGTCACTATGGGGATTGTGGGAGAGAAAGAGAAAGAAATCTGGCAGAGCTACCAGACCTTGAAGGCGGTGAAGAAGGGCAGAATTTATATTGTTGATTCTTACCAGTTCTGTAGTCCTACGCCCGTAAGCTTCGTCGAGGCTTTAGAGGAGATGGCCGGCCTCTTGCATCCGGAGTTGTATCCCCACCAGACCCAATGAACAAAAAAATAATTCGCTGGATTATCTGGATATTACTTTTAGGAGGAACCCTTGGCGGGATAAGTATTTTTTCCCTCTGCCTCGGTTCAGCCGGCATCCCGGTTAAGGACATCATCCCTTTAATCTTTGAAGGCAGAGGCACTACTGAATACAGCATCCTTTTTGATATCCGCTTGCCCCGCATTCTCCTGGGTTTGGCCATAGGTGGCGCCTTAAGCTTAGCCGGCGTGATCCTTCAAGGGATGTTTCGTAATCCCTTAGTTGAGCCATATACTTTAGGGATTTCAGGGGGAGCCGCTTTGGGTGTCTGTTTAAATATTGTTTTGGGATTAAATTCAAGAGGAGGGATTCTATCTATCCCGGTCAGCGGATTTTTAGGCGCGGTGATGGTTATCCTGCTGGTTTATTCTTTAAGCATGAGAAAAGGCATCTTAAAGATTCAAGGGCTTCTCCTTACCGGAGTAATGATAAGTTTTATCTCTTCATCTTTGATTATGTTTATCATGGCTGTCTCTCGCACCGAAGACCTTCACGGCATAGTTTTCTGGATAATGGGCTCTTTAGAAGAACCCAATTGGTTTCTGATAAAAGCTGCCCTGTTAGTCTCTCTTTTGGGCATGGGCATTGCCTATCTTTTCTGTTGGGACCTTAATGCCCTCTCTTTGGGAGAAGAAGATGCCCTCCATTTGGGCATAAATACGGAAAGAACCAAGCGGCTCCTTTTTGTTCTTGCTTCAGTCCTTACCGGTTGCAGCGTATCTGTGGCCGGAATAATTGGATTTGTAGGGTTGGTGGTGCCTCATTTCGGGAGGATGTTGGCCGGAGGCGACCATCGTATACTCCTGGTGACGGCTTATCTGGCAGGCGGGGCATTTCTTGTGCTCTGCGACACCTTAGCTCGAACCATAATTTCGCCTTTGGAGTTGCCCGTAGGGGTGATTACAGGTATAGTAGGCGGGAGTCTTTTTGTTTATGCCCTGACCAAGAGGCAGGTCGCCCTGGGGGGGAAATAGTGCTTTGGATAAAAAATCTAACCTGTGGATATGATTCCAGGGCCGTTCTACAAGAGATCAATCTTAGCCTAAAATCCGGCGAGCTTATCGGAATAATCGGTCCGAATGGCTCAGGGAAAACTACCCTTCTTCGGGCAATAACGCGGGTGCTTAAGCCGATGAGGGGGGTAGTTCTCTTTGAAGGGAAAGATATCCGGCAGATGGGACTCAAGGAGCTGGCTAAGAAGGTCGCCGTAGTTTCTCAAGGCTCTGAGGCCAAGGGAATGACGGTCGAAGAATTCGTCCTTTTAGGAAGGATTCCATATTATGAGAAGTTTCAATTTCTTGAGACAAAAAGGGATATGGAGATGGCCCAAAGGTGTATGGGCTTAACGGATACTGGCCGGTTTAAAGACCGGCTTATGGAAGAGATAAGCGGCGGCGAAAGACAACTGGCCCTTATTGCCCGCGCCTTGACCCAGGAGCCGGCGTTGCTTTTATTGGATGAGCCGACGACGCATTTAGATATCACCCATCAGGTAGGCATCCTGGACCTGGTAAAGAAGCTGAATAGAGAATTGGGGCTTACCGTAATTATGGTTTTGCATGACCTTAATTTAGCCGGCGAATATTGTGATCGGTTAGTGCTTATTAATGAAGGACGCATTCATAAAGATGGACGGCCTGAGGAGGTTCTGAACTATCAGACTATTGAAGAGGTTTACCGGACCGTGGTGGTCGTCGAAAAAAATCCTATTTCTTCTAAGCCCTATGTGTTGATAGTTTCTGAGGAAGAAAGACAGAAATATAATTAAGGGCCAAAAGGAGGTGGTGAAATTCAACTTAGCCCGTGATTCTGTTTTTTAATAAAACGTAACTACTCAGCCACTAAGGCATAAAGACACAAAGACTACCAATAATAGGACGCAGATTACACGGATGAGACGGATTGACACGGATAAAAATTTAGTAGAAAAATCCGTGAGAATCCGCTAAAATCCGTGTCATCCGTGGGCTATTTCATCATTCTCTTCCTACCTTAGTAGCTTTGGGGCTGAATAGTTACAATAAAACAAACCAGGTAGGCCAAGGAAGTTTCCGTGAGATTCGGAACGCTGCCCCGCAACGGTAATAATATCAGAAGACAGATTAAATCTGACTTCTGACTTCTGAGTTTAAGCCCGGACCATTGCCTATCTTGGAAAGTATTCTTGAGGGAGGAGAAAGAACGATGAGAAAGAATATCTTGATTTTAGCGGGAATTTTATTAGTTAGCTTAGGGAGTCAGGCCGGTGGCTTTCCCATTACGGTAAAGGATGACCTGGGAAGAGAGATAACCATCCCCGGGCCTCCCCAGCGGATTGTATCTTTAGTGCCATCCCATACCGAGATACTTTTTGCCCTGGGTCTGGAGCAAAAAGTGGTTGGCGTAACCGACTATTGCAATTATCCTCAAAAAGCACAGGCTAAAGACAAAGTAGGCGGCTGGGCTACGTTTTTAAAGCAAGCTGAGGTGACGGAGGAGGGGATATTTGAGTTAGATGAAGTGGTGGTTACGGCCGGGAGGAGACCGCAGTTGCTGGCGGATATTCCGGTAAGCACTACTCTCGTAACCAGAGAAGACATCGAGACCGCTAATGCCCTGAATGTGGCTGAGGTCATCCAACAGACAGCCGGGGTAAAAGTGAACAGCTACGGGGCAATGGGGGCAGCTACTACGGTTACGCTGCGTGGATCAGATGCCAAGCAAGTTTTGGTATTAGTAGACGGAAGGCCGGTTAATACTGCCTCTCTGGGGACGGCCGATTTAAGCATGTATCCCCCAGATAATATTGCCAAAATCGAGGTCATCCGGGGGCCATTTTCGGCCCTTTACGGGGCCAATGCCCTGGGTGGGGTAGTCAATATCATCACTCAAAATGCCCCTCAAAAACCAAGGTGGGAGCTTAATGCCTCTTACGGAGAAGATCAAATTTACCGGTTAAGTTACGGAAACAAATTTAGAGATATCGGCGGCCTTTTTACTCTAAGCCACCAGTGGTCTGACGGACACCGGGAGAATAGTGACTGTAAAGGGTATCAGTTTACAGGCAGATTGGACTATGATCTCGGGAATGATTCAGCCTTCGCTTTGTCGGCCGGTCATTCGGAACAAAAAAAAGGTGTGCCCGGCTCTACTTCCTGGCCAAGCCCTAACGCCCGGCAAGATGACCAGCGAACATGGGCAGACTTTACTTGCCGCAGAGAAGGTAAGAGATCTGATTTACTATTCAAGGCATACTTTAACCGGGATTGGGGAAATTACAGAGATCCTGATGCCTGGGGCGGGCCGACGGATGACGTCAATATAAATTCCCGGCTGGGCTTGAACTGGCAACAGGATATTAATTTCAAGGAGACTAATATCTTCACCTGGGGAATAGACCTGCAAAATGACCGGGCTGATATCCAGGCGATCGGTGAGGAGAAGAAGCTAAATAACTATGCCCTCTATCTTCAGGATGAGTTAAATCTCCTGGATTTGTTAACCGTCACACCAGGGTTAAGATATGACCATCACGATATCTATGGCAGCCAGGTCAATCCCCGCTTGAGCTGTCTTTACCAACTAAACGAGCAGACCGATCTAAGGGTCTCTGGCGGCCGGGCCTTCAGGGCGCCGACGGTTAATGACCTTTACTGGCCAGGGGGAGGGAATCCTGATCTAAAACCGGAGAAATCTGTTGGATATGAGATCGGCGCCGAGCATCTATTCAGTTTCGGACTGTTAACCAGGGCGACATTTTTTAGTAGTGAGGTGGAGGAACTGATGACCTGGGTGCCGGTGCCTGGAGATGAGACGCACTGGCATGTGGTAAATGTAGGCCAGACTAAAATCAGTGGAGCTGAAGCCGAGGTAAAGATGAAGCTGCCCCAAAATATTTCCGCTGGCATCACCTACACTTACCTGGAAGCCACCGATAAAGAAACCGATAAGTATCTGCGATATAAGCCCAGGCATAAGGCAGGATTATCCCTTGGATATGAGAGCACTTCAGGGCTAAGAATAAATATATCCGCTGACTACACGGATAGCGTCTTTAGTGATAAATCAAATATCGAAAGGCTAAATAGTTACACTTTGCTTAATGCCCACATTTCCCAAGGGCTGGGCCGGGATGTGGAGCTATTTTTATCCGGCAATAATCTTCTGGATGAAGAATATTATCTCTACGAAGGGTATCCTATGCCGGGTAGGGCTCTTTACGGGGGAATAAAAGCCAGGTTTTAATCGCCATAGACGGATAAACCTTCCGCCGGTTTTTAACCGGTGGGAGGTTGTCCTCATAAGGTTAAGGAGACGAGTAGATGAGAAAAATGATAACGGATTGCACCAGAAGATTACTTCTTACCATTGATGACATCATCCATATCATCATTGCTATCTTTCTGGTAGCGGCAGCCTTTTTTGTTTTATATAAGGCGGCCCTTAACCTTGTTCAGCCAACGGTGGAGTCAATCCTGACTATGATAAGCGATCTTTTCTTTGTGCTTATTATTATGGAACTGCTCTGGATGGTGATCAGATACCTGAAGAGACTGGGCTTTTCCCTTCGACCATTTATCTTTATCGGAATTATCTCCAGTATCAGAGGGATACTTATCTTAGAAGCGAAGATGGCCGTAGGCCTTCAGGAAGAAGGAAGTGACTACTTGTTGAAACTGGGCACAAATGTTATTCTTGTGCTTATCTTTGTTATATGCCTCTGGCTTTTATCTAAGATGCAACCAATAGATAAGGATGAATAGTTACAAAAAAAGTGATGACCAGGAAAGCTAAGGCGATAATGATCTGCGGAACCGGTTCCCACGTAGGCAAATCGGTGATTGCTATGGCCCTGTGTCGTATTCTATCTCAGGATGGCTTTAAGGTCGCCCCTTTCAAGGCCCAGAATATGGCCCTGAATTCAGCCGTAACTAAAGAAGGGGGCGAGATCGGCCGGGCCCAATTCGTTCAGGCGGAAGCCGCCAGGGCAGAGCCTACGGTTGATATGAATCCTATCCTCCTCAAGCCGGTAAGTAATAATGGCTCTCAGGTGATAGTCCAGGGAAGACCGGTGGGAAATATGACGGCCAGGCAATATTACTCTTATCGCCAAAAGGCCCTGGAAGCCGTCAGAGAATCCTTTGGCCGGCTGGCTTCAGAATATGAGGCCATCGTCCTGGAAGGAGCCGGCAGCCCAGCCGAAATAAACCTTCGGGGCAAAGACATCGTTAATATGGAGATGGCCCGCCTGGCCAATGCCCCGGTGATCCTGGTGGGTGATATTGAACGGGGCGGGGTATTTGCCTCTCTGGTAGGGACGTTAGAATTACTTTCACCTCAGGATAGACAGAGAATAAAGGGCATTATTATCAACAAATTCAGGGGAGACATAGAGATTTTAAAGCCGGGTCTCAAGATGCTGGAGCAGCGGACCGGTGTGGCTGTCTTAGGGGTGCTGCCTTATCATGCCTGGCTCAAGATGGGCGAAGAGGATTCACTGGTCTTAGAAGAGGAAAACCCGAAATCCGAAATCCGAAACCCGAAACCGGATTTAATCGATATTGCTGTTATCAGGCTGCCCCATCTTTCTAACTTTACTGATTTTGATCCCTTGAGGCGGGAGCCGTCTCTTTCGGTGCGTTACGTGGCTGATATTCATTCGCTGGGCTATCCGGATATGATTATTTTGCCCGGGACAAAAACCACCTTGAAGGATATGCTCTTTTTAAAGACATCCGGCCTGGATATTCAGATTAAGGCCATAGCCGAAGAGGGGGTATGGGTGGTGGGCATCTGCGGTGGGTTTCAGATGATGGGCCGGGAGATGCATGATCCGGATCAAGTGGAATCAACTTTAACCCATACCTCTGGCTTAGGTCTCCTGGACCTAAGCACCACCTTTGACCGGGAAAAGACGACGCATCAAGTTAAAGCCTGCCTGAGGCTTGAGGCGGAGACGATCTGGTCTCGTTTTTCGACTATGAATCCCGGCCATCTTTTTGAGGAAGGGAGAGAACTAACTGGTTATGAGATCCATGCCGGTCGGACCGAATTGGGCGACGGAACAGCGCCTCTATTTGAAATCCTGGAGCGGTCAGGAGAAAAAGTAAATCTTCCGGAAGGTGCCATCAGCCCTAAGCTGAACTGTTGGGGCACCTATATTCACGGCCTTTTTGACCACGACGGTTTCCGTCTTGGTCTAATTAACATGCTTCGGGGCCAAAAGGGCCTCGCCCTCCTTGAGCCGGCAAATCACTTCTCTTTCGAATCGGCCAAAGACCTTTATTATGACCGCCTGGCTGAACTGGTCAGAGCCAACTGTGAGATGGACCTTATCTATTCCACTCTTGCCTTTTAAGGCCTTGATCATCGTTGGTCAACGAAATGAAAATCATGGTGCCGTGCGAAGAGGTTATTGAGGCGGAAGCGGCTCTGCGTGTGGAAGGTATCTCGGAAGAGTGATGGTGGAGTAATGGAGCGATGGCGATGAAGTGATGGAGTGGTGGATTAATGGATCAATGTTTACCCAATTTCCAGAATTCCATTAATCGGGATGGTTCACTTTACTGTGAAAGCTTGCGGCTGAGAGGTAGGGTGGGCACCGCCCACCAAAAAGGCGTAGATGGCGAACAGATTGGTGGGTAATGTCCACCCTACTTCTGCG
Encoded proteins:
- a CDS encoding ABC transporter substrate-binding protein — its product is MNKDPIIWVILKAILFFGFCGLSLWFSSKIVDRFNEKIEPFAYPQRIISLGPALTEQLYLLGVEDRLVGCTVYCKKPKEAESKEKVGTIIEVNLEKVVDLKPDLVLATSLTDPKAKEKLKDLGIKVACFPQAKNFSQMCDHFLGLGRLVGKDKEAKKITNSAKDKVAAIKEKVKNLPKPEVFIQIGAKPLFAATGRSFINDFIEFAGGINMAKEAKEGIYSREEVLKKDPEVIIIVTMGIVGEKEKEIWQSYQTLKAVKKGRIYIVDSYQFCSPTPVSFVEALEEMAGLLHPELYPHQTQ
- a CDS encoding ABC transporter ATP-binding protein, whose amino-acid sequence is MLWIKNLTCGYDSRAVLQEINLSLKSGELIGIIGPNGSGKTTLLRAITRVLKPMRGVVLFEGKDIRQMGLKELAKKVAVVSQGSEAKGMTVEEFVLLGRIPYYEKFQFLETKRDMEMAQRCMGLTDTGRFKDRLMEEISGGERQLALIARALTQEPALLLLDEPTTHLDITHQVGILDLVKKLNRELGLTVIMVLHDLNLAGEYCDRLVLINEGRIHKDGRPEEVLNYQTIEEVYRTVVVVEKNPISSKPYVLIVSEEERQKYN
- a CDS encoding TonB-dependent receptor, translating into MRKNILILAGILLVSLGSQAGGFPITVKDDLGREITIPGPPQRIVSLVPSHTEILFALGLEQKVVGVTDYCNYPQKAQAKDKVGGWATFLKQAEVTEEGIFELDEVVVTAGRRPQLLADIPVSTTLVTREDIETANALNVAEVIQQTAGVKVNSYGAMGAATTVTLRGSDAKQVLVLVDGRPVNTASLGTADLSMYPPDNIAKIEVIRGPFSALYGANALGGVVNIITQNAPQKPRWELNASYGEDQIYRLSYGNKFRDIGGLFTLSHQWSDGHRENSDCKGYQFTGRLDYDLGNDSAFALSAGHSEQKKGVPGSTSWPSPNARQDDQRTWADFTCRREGKRSDLLFKAYFNRDWGNYRDPDAWGGPTDDVNINSRLGLNWQQDINFKETNIFTWGIDLQNDRADIQAIGEEKKLNNYALYLQDELNLLDLLTVTPGLRYDHHDIYGSQVNPRLSCLYQLNEQTDLRVSGGRAFRAPTVNDLYWPGGGNPDLKPEKSVGYEIGAEHLFSFGLLTRATFFSSEVEELMTWVPVPGDETHWHVVNVGQTKISGAEAEVKMKLPQNISAGITYTYLEATDKETDKYLRYKPRHKAGLSLGYESTSGLRINISADYTDSVFSDKSNIERLNSYTLLNAHISQGLGRDVELFLSGNNLLDEEYYLYEGYPMPGRALYGGIKARF
- a CDS encoding iron ABC transporter permease yields the protein MNKKIIRWIIWILLLGGTLGGISIFSLCLGSAGIPVKDIIPLIFEGRGTTEYSILFDIRLPRILLGLAIGGALSLAGVILQGMFRNPLVEPYTLGISGGAALGVCLNIVLGLNSRGGILSIPVSGFLGAVMVILLVYSLSMRKGILKIQGLLLTGVMISFISSSLIMFIMAVSRTEDLHGIVFWIMGSLEEPNWFLIKAALLVSLLGMGIAYLFCWDLNALSLGEEDALHLGINTERTKRLLFVLASVLTGCSVSVAGIIGFVGLVVPHFGRMLAGGDHRILLVTAYLAGGAFLVLCDTLARTIISPLELPVGVITGIVGGSLFVYALTKRQVALGGK
- a CDS encoding type II toxin-antitoxin system VapC family toxin, whose amino-acid sequence is MKKNIYIETTVVSYLTAKPSRDILIAGHQETTRELWDKLSSKYKTYVSALVFQEAGRGDPDQAKLRLAAIDSFPMLDIDDEARSLAEKIVVKKGVPREYPEDALHIAVAAVNGIEVIITWNFAHLNNPFTRKKVRKIIEAEGYNCPEICSPEELLEVEK
- a CDS encoding cobyric acid synthase, which produces MTRKAKAIMICGTGSHVGKSVIAMALCRILSQDGFKVAPFKAQNMALNSAVTKEGGEIGRAQFVQAEAARAEPTVDMNPILLKPVSNNGSQVIVQGRPVGNMTARQYYSYRQKALEAVRESFGRLASEYEAIVLEGAGSPAEINLRGKDIVNMEMARLANAPVILVGDIERGGVFASLVGTLELLSPQDRQRIKGIIINKFRGDIEILKPGLKMLEQRTGVAVLGVLPYHAWLKMGEEDSLVLEEENPKSEIRNPKPDLIDIAVIRLPHLSNFTDFDPLRREPSLSVRYVADIHSLGYPDMIILPGTKTTLKDMLFLKTSGLDIQIKAIAEEGVWVVGICGGFQMMGREMHDPDQVESTLTHTSGLGLLDLSTTFDREKTTHQVKACLRLEAETIWSRFSTMNPGHLFEEGRELTGYEIHAGRTELGDGTAPLFEILERSGEKVNLPEGAISPKLNCWGTYIHGLFDHDGFRLGLINMLRGQKGLALLEPANHFSFESAKDLYYDRLAELVRANCEMDLIYSTLAF
- a CDS encoding phosphate-starvation-inducible PsiE family protein yields the protein MRKMITDCTRRLLLTIDDIIHIIIAIFLVAAAFFVLYKAALNLVQPTVESILTMISDLFFVLIIMELLWMVIRYLKRLGFSLRPFIFIGIISSIRGILILEAKMAVGLQEEGSDYLLKLGTNVILVLIFVICLWLLSKMQPIDKDE